One window from the genome of Chloroflexota bacterium encodes:
- a CDS encoding alpha/beta hydrolase, which yields MPVDPQVQEFLDQIAALGLPPHYEVGAVKARENAKMRPRGAGPEVGAVENLTVPGMDVDVPVRVYWPGDDGPFPILVWIHGGGMVVGTLETCDAACRRLCLGAECVVVSVDYRLAPEDPFPAAAEDSYAAVKWASANAGSIKGDASRLAVGGESAGGNLAAAVALMARDRGGPSIVHQSIINPMLGLDFDTESYLRNAEGYFLTRRTMMWYWEQYLQRPEDRENPYAVLMCAEDLSGLPPALLMAGEYDPLLSETEAYAERLQAAGVAATFSYYAGASHNFYNMPPSVDIAVRAMGEIIEAVRAAFGSGVKA from the coding sequence ATGCCAGTTGATCCGCAGGTGCAGGAGTTTCTTGATCAGATAGCTGCGTTGGGGTTGCCGCCGCATTATGAGGTGGGGGCGGTTAAGGCGCGGGAGAATGCGAAGATGCGGCCTCGCGGGGCGGGGCCGGAGGTGGGGGCCGTCGAGAACCTGACGGTGCCGGGGATGGACGTCGACGTGCCGGTGCGGGTGTACTGGCCGGGGGACGACGGGCCGTTCCCGATCCTGGTGTGGATCCACGGCGGCGGGATGGTCGTCGGGACGCTGGAGACGTGCGACGCGGCGTGCCGACGGCTGTGCCTGGGCGCGGAGTGCGTGGTGGTATCGGTCGACTACCGGCTGGCGCCGGAGGACCCGTTCCCGGCGGCGGCGGAGGACAGCTACGCGGCGGTGAAGTGGGCGTCGGCGAACGCGGGGTCGATCAAGGGCGACGCGTCGCGGCTGGCGGTCGGCGGCGAGAGCGCGGGGGGGAACCTGGCGGCGGCGGTGGCGCTGATGGCGCGGGACCGGGGCGGGCCGTCGATCGTACACCAGTCGATCATCAACCCGATGCTTGGGCTGGACTTCGACACGGAGTCATACCTACGGAACGCGGAGGGGTACTTCCTCACCCGGCGGACGATGATGTGGTACTGGGAGCAGTACCTGCAGAGGCCGGAGGACCGGGAGAACCCGTACGCGGTGCTGATGTGCGCGGAGGACCTCTCGGGGCTGCCGCCGGCGCTGCTGATGGCGGGGGAATACGACCCGCTGCTGTCTGAGACGGAGGCGTACGCGGAGCGGCTGCAGGCGGCGGGGGTGGCGGCGACGTTCAGCTACTACGCGGGTGCGAGCCATAACTTCTACAACATGCCGCCGTCGGTGGACATCGCGGTGCGTGCGATGGGGGAGATCATCGAGGCGGTGCGGGCGGCGTTTGGGAGCGGGGTGAAGGCGTAG
- a CDS encoding helix-turn-helix transcriptional regulator, whose translation MAQNHGYYWQELGARIRDARTRSGMTQKSLSSILSVSQHAVWCWEFGRMKPTPEHLTALAQVFGVSTDWLLGRNEAMADLLNESEVSFRRAVADLPAEDVETIRDFIQFVRNRRRGR comes from the coding sequence ATGGCGCAGAACCATGGCTACTACTGGCAGGAACTTGGCGCTCGCATTCGTGACGCCCGCACGAGATCCGGCATGACGCAGAAGAGTCTCAGTTCGATCCTTTCGGTGAGTCAGCATGCGGTGTGGTGTTGGGAATTCGGGAGGATGAAACCGACACCTGAGCACCTGACGGCGTTGGCACAGGTGTTTGGGGTTAGCACAGATTGGCTGCTGGGCAGGAACGAGGCAATGGCGGATCTCTTGAATGAGAGCGAGGTCTCCTTCCGGCGGGCAGTGGCCGATTTGCCGGCGGAGGACGTTGAGACGATTCGTGACTTCATTCAATTCGTGCGGAACAGGCGGCGGGGGCGCTAA
- a CDS encoding ornithine carbamoyltransferase → MPKDFISFLDWSADDLGDLVEAAQIFRQLWVRGRSPSALKGRRIAMMWGATGFRNRAAFELSIAELGGKSFEILGTINANEPLEDVARYLENWFDAIVARTIAHDQMLRLARSVQIPVINARTPFNHPCEILGDLAYIREQRGDLADLRVAFVGEATNLGHSWFEAAARFPIHVVQVCPAGYEVEAQFLEGIARDAEGEVSVSQDMHSALANADVIYTDCWPTAGTDEDQQKIRDLFLPYQVTEEILRTCSQDTLFLPCPPVHRGEEVSDGAMNWPGCRVFDAKEYLLHAQSALLVSLLNSSVGGIQEWLRRG, encoded by the coding sequence ATGCCAAAGGACTTCATTTCTTTCCTTGATTGGTCTGCTGACGATTTGGGCGACCTAGTTGAGGCGGCGCAGATCTTCCGCCAGTTGTGGGTGAGAGGGAGGTCTCCATCAGCCCTCAAGGGGCGGCGCATCGCCATGATGTGGGGTGCAACGGGATTCCGGAACCGAGCTGCGTTCGAGTTAAGCATAGCTGAGCTCGGTGGTAAGTCCTTCGAGATTCTAGGCACTATCAACGCAAACGAACCTCTGGAAGACGTGGCCCGGTACTTGGAAAACTGGTTCGATGCCATCGTCGCAAGGACAATAGCACACGACCAGATGCTGAGGCTGGCTCGTTCGGTTCAAATCCCGGTGATAAACGCCAGAACACCGTTTAACCACCCCTGCGAGATACTGGGAGACTTGGCCTATATTAGGGAACAGAGAGGCGACTTGGCCGACTTGCGTGTCGCATTCGTCGGCGAGGCGACGAACCTCGGGCACTCTTGGTTCGAGGCCGCGGCAAGATTTCCTATACACGTCGTCCAAGTGTGTCCTGCGGGATATGAGGTCGAAGCGCAGTTCCTTGAAGGGATCGCACGCGATGCCGAAGGGGAAGTATCTGTTTCTCAAGATATGCACTCAGCATTGGCCAATGCAGATGTCATCTATACCGACTGTTGGCCGACAGCAGGAACCGACGAAGATCAACAGAAGATAAGGGATCTATTCCTCCCATACCAAGTCACGGAGGAGATACTTAGGACATGTTCACAGGATACTCTCTTCCTTCCGTGTCCACCCGTTCACAGGGGCGAGGAGGTGTCGGATGGAGCGATGAACTGGCCTGGCTGCCGCGTGTTCGATGCCAAAGAATACCTACTACACGCGCAAAGTGCTCTCTTGGTCTCTCTCCTAAACTCCAGCGTAGGAGGTATCCAAGAGTGGTTGCGGAGAGGGTGA
- a CDS encoding ImmA/IrrE family metallo-endopeptidase, translated as MELRTKLGLRGQVDAEAVANLLGLTVVPLQLEELQELMVDDCIGVADRLAPAWRRWVIAHAVGHKVLHPGNHLWMRMHTGLAGKVEREAEDFAQALLLDATEVVGEGLSEAWEIAENFGVPEELVLLQAPLFFEGYEGELQC; from the coding sequence ATGGAGCTCCGAACCAAGTTGGGGCTGCGCGGACAGGTCGACGCTGAGGCGGTGGCGAACCTACTGGGCTTGACCGTTGTGCCCTTACAGTTGGAAGAGTTGCAGGAGCTGATGGTAGACGATTGCATCGGCGTAGCGGATCGGTTGGCGCCGGCGTGGCGCCGGTGGGTCATTGCCCACGCCGTCGGCCACAAGGTCCTACATCCGGGTAACCACCTGTGGATGCGAATGCATACAGGATTAGCAGGCAAGGTAGAACGGGAAGCGGAGGACTTTGCCCAGGCTTTACTATTGGATGCGACAGAGGTAGTTGGCGAGGGCCTGTCTGAAGCGTGGGAGATTGCCGAAAACTTTGGCGTGCCGGAGGAGTTGGTCTTGCTGCAAGCCCCTTTATTCTTCGAAGGATACGAGGGTGAGTTGCAGTGCTGA
- a CDS encoding amidohydrolase family protein, whose amino-acid sequence MKGQFQVIDTVRHVIEPPDLWERWLEEPYKSQAGVRVDESRGAMVVNGRPVSRNAGDFIANATYREIYANAVSQDFSPQSQLADMDIEGVDVGLMLPTAGMYAIWSDHIDAELASAMARAYNDYLADYCKADARRLKGIALLPLQSVEASVEELRRSVVEHGFVAGFLRSNPIVHRDLHNRAYDPLYEAALELGVPLVVSSATGSVLPELGADRYADDRFSHEAVSNTYEMWVAMLSLFAQNVLERYPGLNVGVLGAGASWLPFWVERLEEHWGEIPFGIDCPNVLPPDYVIKRQGFVAMEPWETGTADVLHEVGDQAVVWGSQYPWPALASFPNELDAFVADGSLSDEQKRKVLWDNAAGLFGIE is encoded by the coding sequence ATGAAGGGTCAGTTCCAAGTCATCGATACGGTGCGGCATGTTATCGAGCCGCCGGACCTTTGGGAGCGGTGGTTGGAGGAGCCGTACAAGTCGCAGGCGGGGGTGCGCGTGGACGAGAGCCGGGGGGCGATGGTGGTGAATGGGCGGCCAGTGTCCCGGAACGCGGGGGACTTCATCGCGAATGCGACGTACCGCGAGATTTACGCGAATGCGGTGTCGCAGGACTTCAGCCCGCAGTCGCAGCTTGCCGACATGGACATCGAGGGCGTGGACGTGGGGTTGATGCTGCCGACGGCGGGGATGTACGCGATCTGGAGCGACCACATCGACGCGGAGCTGGCGTCGGCGATGGCGCGGGCGTACAACGACTACCTCGCGGACTACTGCAAGGCGGACGCGCGGCGGCTGAAGGGGATCGCGCTGCTGCCGCTGCAGAGCGTCGAGGCTTCAGTCGAGGAGCTGCGGCGGTCGGTGGTCGAGCACGGGTTCGTGGCGGGCTTCCTTCGGTCGAACCCCATCGTACATCGGGACCTGCACAACCGGGCGTACGACCCGCTGTACGAGGCGGCGCTGGAGTTGGGCGTGCCGCTGGTGGTGTCGAGCGCGACGGGGAGCGTGCTGCCGGAGCTGGGCGCGGACCGGTACGCGGACGACCGGTTCTCGCACGAGGCGGTGTCGAACACGTACGAGATGTGGGTGGCGATGCTGTCGCTGTTCGCGCAGAACGTGCTGGAGCGGTACCCGGGGCTGAACGTGGGGGTCCTGGGCGCGGGGGCGAGCTGGCTGCCGTTCTGGGTTGAGCGGCTGGAGGAGCACTGGGGGGAGATCCCGTTCGGCATCGACTGCCCGAACGTGCTGCCGCCGGACTATGTCATCAAGCGGCAGGGGTTTGTGGCGATGGAGCCGTGGGAGACGGGGACGGCCGACGTGCTGCACGAGGTGGGCGACCAGGCCGTGGTGTGGGGGAGCCAGTACCCGTGGCCGGCGCTGGCGTCGTTCCCGAACGAGCTGGACGCGTTTGTGGCGGACGGGTCGCTGTCGGACGAGCAGAAGCGGAAGGTGCTGTGGGACAACGCGGCGGGGTTGTTTGGGATTGAGTAG
- a CDS encoding alpha/beta hydrolase — translation MPFYERGKTRIYYEEAGAGFPLMVIPGGGLNSTVAGLQSSVPFNPLEVYRDDFRVIAADLRNAPLGQSSGPVEIDRPWDAYSEDQLGLMDHLGIGEFLVMGFCIGGPMIHNLLRLAGERIVAAAMMQPSGFRPEAPDLFYQNNITGWGPPLCEKRPDVTMDMVHDFLTSMYTNRADFVFTVSRDFVRSVQTPLLIAPDDVTAHPYAVAMEVAGLAPNSEVTIYPWKDTQEHVDEVVEHARRFLQAHAPAGAGV, via the coding sequence ATGCCGTTTTATGAGAGGGGCAAGACTCGCATTTACTACGAGGAGGCCGGGGCCGGGTTCCCGTTGATGGTGATTCCGGGCGGAGGGCTGAACTCGACGGTGGCGGGGTTGCAGTCGTCGGTGCCGTTCAACCCGCTGGAGGTGTACAGGGACGACTTCCGGGTTATCGCGGCGGACCTTCGGAACGCGCCGTTGGGGCAGTCGAGCGGGCCGGTGGAGATCGACCGGCCGTGGGACGCGTACTCGGAGGACCAGCTTGGGCTGATGGACCACCTGGGCATCGGGGAGTTCCTGGTGATGGGGTTCTGCATCGGCGGGCCGATGATCCACAACCTGCTGCGGCTGGCCGGGGAGCGCATCGTGGCGGCGGCGATGATGCAGCCGAGCGGGTTCCGGCCGGAGGCGCCGGACCTGTTCTACCAAAACAACATCACGGGCTGGGGGCCTCCGCTGTGCGAGAAGCGCCCGGACGTGACGATGGACATGGTGCACGACTTTCTGACGAGCATGTACACGAATCGGGCGGACTTCGTGTTCACGGTGTCTCGCGACTTCGTGCGGTCGGTGCAGACGCCGCTGCTGATCGCGCCGGACGACGTCACGGCGCACCCGTACGCGGTGGCGATGGAGGTCGCGGGGCTGGCGCCGAACTCGGAGGTGACGATCTACCCGTGGAAGGACACGCAGGAGCACGTCGACGAGGTGGTGGAGCATGCCCGGCGGTTCTTGCAGGCGCATGCGCCTGCGGGGGCTGGGGTGTAG
- a CDS encoding recombinase family protein, whose product MPNQLHTAREPNRAAIYARVSDKSQAEEDKTSLGEQVADMEAHCERRGLRIVARYQEVGRGWSKKRPEFQRMLADACDGRFDVIVCWKSDRLSRGMFPAAALMEVVEAYQLRIESVMDAIDMKTFGLRAAIGKIELDNFRERAAMGKRGAAKQGRISTGRLPYGYQVDAAGRAEVVEAEAEVVRRIFHDYVHRGLGAERIAWDLTDDGVPTASGGRTWHPSVVQRLLGNPVYTGTWAFGRTRNIATDEGNRVFPQPADSWIAVPVPPLVDEETWEGAQAAKRARYSAARRNTKALYLLQHLLRCTECGRKFRAVSRWRTHATRGGKRVAYDLKVPLRYYACTGSVLRLRCREKPTIKAERLEQRVWEEVKGVLQEPSVIIAGIAALGKGGGAPLAEEQAKVERDLREVQLEEQRLVRLFVTGRVTEEMLDLQRKFITERLEHLQAKAEEYRSRASTEVSREELAESVQVWAETIAQGLDRLSAEEQRGVLREVVDEITVDGDNNLVITIAIPLEQGEQQVASQESRWRGGGCCGGWLRGSGFLPAQE is encoded by the coding sequence ATGCCGAACCAACTGCACACAGCAAGAGAGCCCAACCGGGCGGCCATCTACGCCCGAGTCTCCGACAAGAGCCAGGCCGAGGAGGACAAGACGTCCCTAGGCGAGCAGGTCGCCGACATGGAGGCCCACTGCGAGCGAAGGGGGCTCCGCATCGTCGCCCGCTACCAGGAGGTAGGGCGAGGCTGGTCCAAGAAGCGCCCCGAGTTCCAGCGCATGCTGGCCGACGCCTGCGACGGCCGCTTCGACGTCATCGTCTGCTGGAAGTCCGACCGCCTGAGCCGGGGCATGTTCCCCGCGGCGGCCCTTATGGAGGTGGTGGAGGCCTACCAGCTCCGCATCGAGTCGGTCATGGACGCCATCGACATGAAGACCTTCGGGCTCAGGGCCGCCATCGGGAAGATCGAGCTGGACAACTTCCGGGAGCGGGCCGCCATGGGCAAGCGGGGCGCCGCCAAGCAGGGCAGGATCTCCACCGGCCGCCTGCCCTACGGCTACCAGGTCGACGCCGCCGGGAGGGCTGAAGTCGTCGAGGCCGAGGCTGAGGTGGTGCGCCGCATCTTCCATGACTACGTGCACCGGGGGCTCGGCGCCGAGCGCATCGCCTGGGACCTGACGGACGACGGCGTCCCCACCGCAAGTGGTGGCCGCACCTGGCACCCCTCCGTCGTGCAGCGGCTCCTGGGCAACCCCGTCTACACGGGGACGTGGGCCTTCGGGCGGACCAGGAACATCGCCACCGACGAGGGGAACCGCGTCTTCCCCCAGCCGGCCGACTCCTGGATCGCGGTGCCGGTGCCGCCCCTGGTGGACGAGGAGACGTGGGAGGGGGCCCAGGCCGCCAAGCGGGCGCGGTACAGCGCCGCCCGGCGCAACACCAAGGCCCTCTATCTGCTCCAGCACCTGCTACGGTGTACGGAGTGCGGGCGCAAGTTCCGGGCCGTCTCCCGCTGGCGCACCCACGCCACCCGGGGCGGCAAGCGGGTCGCCTATGACCTGAAGGTGCCCCTGCGCTACTATGCGTGCACGGGGAGCGTCCTGCGCCTGCGGTGCCGGGAGAAGCCCACCATCAAGGCAGAGCGCCTGGAGCAGCGCGTGTGGGAGGAGGTCAAGGGAGTCCTGCAGGAGCCCAGCGTCATCATCGCTGGCATCGCGGCCCTGGGTAAGGGGGGCGGCGCACCCCTGGCCGAGGAACAGGCCAAGGTCGAGCGTGACCTGCGGGAGGTGCAGCTGGAGGAGCAGCGGCTCGTCCGGCTCTTCGTCACCGGCAGGGTCACCGAGGAGATGCTGGACCTCCAGCGCAAGTTCATCACCGAACGGCTGGAGCACCTGCAGGCCAAGGCGGAGGAGTACCGGTCCCGCGCGTCGACTGAGGTCTCCCGCGAAGAGTTGGCCGAGAGCGTGCAGGTGTGGGCGGAGACTATAGCGCAGGGATTGGACAGGCTGTCCGCCGAGGAACAGCGTGGCGTGCTGCGGGAGGTGGTGGACGAGATCACGGTGGACGGCGACAACAACCTCGTCATCACCATCGCCATCCCGCTGGAACAGGGCGAACAACAAGTTGCGTCGCAGGAATCACGCTGGCGGGGTGGAGGATGCTGCGGTGGCTGGTTGCGGGGTTCTGGATTCCTGCCTGCGCAGGAATGA